The nucleotide window AAAGAGGTTTAAAAGAGGTTTAAAAAGAGATTATAAAAGAGGGGGGCAAAATTTCCCGCCTAAAAAAGCTCATTTTTTTAGATAAACAGGTTCGCGAATTTTGCAAAACTGCAAATAAAAAACCAAAAGACAAAAAAGGAGTGATCGCTACGCTCTCACATTTTACTTGCAGCGTTCACTTCGTTCACTCGCTAAGGGCAAAATCAAAACCGTTGTTCAAAGGCGAATTGGTTTAGTCTTAGAACGCCATATAAGGCTCTCTAAGACGGTTTTAGTGGTTTCAGGTAATTCTTGTTCATTAGGCGCCTTTCAGGCGGTCAGGGCAAGCCCTAACAACCCAAAAGCAGATTTTAGATAGCAATACAAACTAAAATACCATTTAAACGTCATATTTTGCGTTTTAAGAGGTTTTAGTGTTTATTCCGTTTAGTTGTCGGTATGATCGTTAAAACGCCTTAGAACACATTTTATGAGCTTTAAAAATGATTTGCTTTTTATTCGCACGTTTACTTTTGATTAAACTAGCGAAGTCTGTTTAATTAAAAGTAAATGTTTAGTTGAGCAAAGCGAAACCAGAAAGGAGCAAACACCATGACATTAGATTACAGAAAAACATTTGAAATCGAGATAATCAATGAATTTCAATCAGCAATTCACTCAAAAATGTTGAACTTTGTTTTAAATAATGAATTCGATAAAAGTGATTCTAAAAACCCACAAACAAACTTACTAA belongs to Enterococcus mediterraneensis and includes:
- a CDS encoding epsilon-antitoxin, whose protein sequence is MTLDYRKTFEIEIINEFQSAIHSKMLNFVLNNEFDKSDSKNPQTNLLNQLSNMNQINLFKLSLEELEAYHEYLRAIKKYADSIT